A window of the Dongshaea marina genome harbors these coding sequences:
- a CDS encoding PilN domain-containing protein, translating into MKTRINLYPSELRPRRQWGTLPQMVLVWGVLLILMAGCYSGIWFMERQQAANNRQLSQQLSSLQQQLGEQTKQLKDRHPSKQLQQRVKLLQEELLAKRGLMTNLHGRDQELKGQFADLLYALGRLKQPSIWLQRILMQGQVIELEGMTQESRALPLWIAEFSQYPVLAQQSFASITLGADKGAMRFMLVSQLKMLQGQGQGPQQGVQE; encoded by the coding sequence ATGAAGACACGCATCAATCTTTATCCCTCTGAGCTCAGACCCCGTCGTCAGTGGGGAACCTTGCCGCAGATGGTATTGGTATGGGGTGTGTTGCTGATCCTGATGGCGGGCTGCTACAGCGGGATATGGTTTATGGAGCGCCAGCAGGCGGCAAACAATCGTCAGCTGAGTCAGCAGCTAAGCTCCCTGCAGCAGCAACTCGGGGAGCAGACCAAGCAGCTTAAAGACAGGCACCCCAGCAAGCAGCTTCAGCAGCGGGTTAAGTTGCTACAGGAGGAGCTATTAGCCAAACGCGGACTGATGACGAACCTGCATGGGCGGGATCAGGAGCTCAAGGGGCAGTTTGCCGATCTCCTGTATGCCCTGGGGCGGCTCAAGCAGCCCTCAATCTGGTTGCAGCGAATTCTGATGCAGGGCCAGGTCATCGAATTAGAGGGGATGACTCAGGAGTCCAGGGCCTTGCCACTATGGATTGCTGAGTTTTCACAGTATCCGGTGCTGGCTCAGCAGTCCTTTGCCAGCATCACCCTGGGAGCAGATAAAGGGGCGATGCGCTTTATGCTGGTCAGTCAGCTTAAGATGCTTCAGGGGCAGGGCCAGGGGCCACAGCAAGGAGTCCAGGAGTGA
- a CDS encoding type IV pilus biogenesis protein PilM, which produces MIFSKWIRFTKQAGRARIGLHLSPQKILAVKVEGDEPEFEQRSVPSADKLIATVSQLFSDTGWRGRVQVALSAELYQQFQMEKPKIPEEEVSAALGWNIRDLVKEPVTELVVDYYDLLQHAVSAPKVNLVCTRRSLVQELGEAIAEADCYLQGVTTWELALADLITEPEPVQVLLFQPAGAEPLLLAVHQHQLCFSRQLRGFSELANAPLGTLEPFIFDNFSLELQRSFDFIVSQLKLPETGKIYVASAAPDLGALVKKLHDVFDLPVTLLVNKAITTGVEYLPAFAALTEAEGAG; this is translated from the coding sequence ATGATATTTTCGAAGTGGATTCGTTTTACTAAACAAGCTGGCCGGGCACGGATCGGCCTGCACTTGTCCCCGCAAAAGATCCTGGCCGTGAAAGTTGAAGGCGATGAGCCTGAGTTTGAGCAGCGCAGTGTTCCCTCTGCAGATAAGCTGATTGCCACAGTAAGCCAGCTTTTTTCCGATACAGGTTGGCGTGGCAGGGTGCAGGTTGCCCTATCGGCGGAGCTCTATCAGCAGTTTCAGATGGAGAAGCCTAAAATTCCAGAGGAGGAGGTTAGCGCGGCTCTCGGTTGGAATATTCGCGATCTGGTGAAAGAGCCGGTCACCGAGCTGGTGGTTGATTATTACGACCTACTGCAGCATGCGGTGTCTGCACCCAAGGTGAATCTGGTGTGTACCCGGCGCTCTTTGGTGCAGGAGCTCGGGGAGGCGATCGCCGAGGCAGATTGCTACCTGCAGGGGGTAACGACCTGGGAGCTGGCACTGGCTGATCTTATCACTGAGCCTGAACCGGTTCAGGTCCTGTTGTTTCAGCCTGCCGGTGCAGAGCCACTGCTGTTGGCGGTTCATCAACATCAACTCTGTTTTTCCCGGCAACTGCGGGGGTTTAGCGAGCTGGCAAATGCCCCGCTCGGGACCCTTGAACCCTTCATTTTTGACAACTTCAGCCTGGAGCTACAGCGATCCTTTGACTTTATCGTCAGCCAGTTGAAGCTTCCTGAGACCGGCAAGATCTATGTTGCCTCTGCGGCTCCGGATCTGGGGGCCCTGGTGAAAAAGCTTCATGATGTCTTTGATCTACCTGTAACCCTGCTGGTGAATAAGGCGATCACCACAGGGGTTGAGTACCTGCCCGCATTTGCAGCACTGACCGAAGCGGAGGGGGCCGGATGA
- the gspM gene encoding type II secretion system protein GspM, translating into MKERWLQLSARVASMSERERLLIFIAGVVLVLFVGYLLFIEPLWISYTKARSSYWQQQQTQLQTQQSIRQNELLLKADPDVALKRQQQQVQQQIKAVDQSLKELMISLIPPHKMTRVLERMLAYSGKLKLISLKSLAPSALQSGEKSKAAAVALYRHGIELKLEGNYLDIYHYLAALRKFPEHFYWERMDYRVLEYPQAEVTIELYTLSTSKDFISG; encoded by the coding sequence GTGAAGGAGCGTTGGTTACAGCTATCAGCCAGAGTCGCCTCAATGAGCGAGAGGGAGCGACTGCTTATCTTCATTGCCGGTGTTGTTCTGGTGCTGTTTGTCGGATACCTGCTGTTTATTGAACCCCTGTGGATCTCCTATACCAAGGCGCGTTCCAGCTATTGGCAGCAGCAGCAAACCCAGCTTCAGACTCAGCAAAGCATACGGCAGAATGAACTTCTGCTTAAGGCTGATCCCGATGTCGCACTCAAGCGCCAGCAGCAACAGGTACAGCAGCAGATCAAAGCCGTGGATCAATCATTGAAGGAGCTGATGATCTCTTTGATCCCGCCGCACAAAATGACCCGGGTGTTGGAGCGAATGTTGGCCTATTCGGGAAAACTTAAGCTGATCTCTCTAAAGTCGCTGGCTCCGAGTGCTCTGCAATCGGGTGAAAAAAGCAAAGCGGCTGCGGTTGCTCTGTACCGGCATGGCATAGAGTTGAAGTTGGAAGGAAATTATCTGGATATCTATCACTATCTGGCGGCGCTTCGAAAATTCCCGGAGCATTTTTATTGGGAGCGGATGGATTATCGGGTCCTTGAGTATCCACAGGCAGAGGTGACGATCGAACTCTATACCCTAAGTACCAGTAAGGATTTTATCAGTGGCTAA
- a CDS encoding EAL domain-containing protein, with protein sequence MNSFSGLNRFISSCVIAAMVMMLLGAGVSLWLISVDHQQRLFSSISQIVDEQLTQESSPDAFAHAMNPLMDASSLISVDIYKNQQPFFKFQNPGQQAANYYLHRVSFQLPEHPEYKIVIYAQWPLDDLHLSLLNISGLLGAALLVLLGLWGSLRRLKYHLDGAERLMLRAKLISRGELYRLQHTRDQEWPPVISQVIDDLQSKLEDANKERSRFDAFMRSNAFVDSRSGIGNRIFFDNRLEAAVSDRASLSGAILLIEIAPFEEILSREGEEAAEQCFNDCSSLVSQFARKYPQALVARYDEHIIAMLIPHLSEVAVDSVGLKLYKSLSQLELPDFVSRDHCFYIGIVCFQYGESATQVENEAEMALRGASLQVDGGWYLYEKGLEGQTSDKGTVRWRTLLSRVLSTKQVTLLLQPVVGKDGKTIIQRELFGRIPDEDGRMLSAGVFMPMAENVGLHVEFDRLMITQMLELMKSSQDQVPLSVNLNASSLLQRGFHRWLSMELLQLPKQRLQQIIFEVSEHQISQYFETLKTPMLALHKLGCKLCVDHAGQDVVSTQYIKEFSIDYLKLHTSLVRNIEERQVNQMAVRSLLGGAGRSTQVLAVGVETHQEWSTLVYLGIRGGRVSTLLGLSLTCPKNIGKSRDCGSQVHGVHYIFPGLWLKLNLRVPIDYLSLGLD encoded by the coding sequence GTGAACAGTTTTTCCGGACTAAATCGCTTTATCTCCTCCTGTGTTATCGCCGCCATGGTGATGATGCTGCTGGGGGCCGGAGTTAGCTTATGGTTGATTAGTGTCGACCATCAGCAGCGACTCTTCTCCTCGATCTCTCAGATCGTGGATGAGCAGTTGACGCAGGAATCAAGCCCTGATGCGTTTGCCCACGCTATGAATCCTCTGATGGATGCAAGCTCCCTCATCAGTGTTGATATCTATAAAAACCAGCAGCCATTTTTTAAGTTTCAAAACCCCGGGCAACAAGCCGCCAACTACTACCTGCACCGGGTCAGCTTCCAGCTTCCAGAGCATCCTGAATATAAGATTGTGATCTATGCCCAGTGGCCTCTGGACGATCTGCACCTGTCGCTGCTCAATATTTCCGGGTTGCTCGGGGCTGCGCTTTTGGTGCTGCTGGGGCTCTGGGGTAGCCTGAGACGTTTGAAGTATCACCTTGATGGAGCTGAGAGGCTGATGCTGCGGGCTAAGCTTATCTCCCGCGGAGAGCTGTATCGCTTGCAGCACACCCGGGATCAGGAGTGGCCTCCGGTGATAAGCCAGGTGATCGATGATCTGCAATCTAAGCTGGAGGATGCGAATAAGGAGCGCAGCCGTTTCGATGCATTTATGCGCAGTAACGCTTTTGTCGATAGTCGCTCAGGCATAGGAAACCGGATCTTTTTTGACAACCGGCTTGAGGCGGCCGTCAGTGACAGGGCTTCACTGAGCGGAGCCATCTTACTGATTGAGATAGCACCCTTTGAAGAGATCTTGTCTCGCGAAGGGGAGGAAGCAGCAGAGCAGTGTTTCAATGACTGCAGTTCACTGGTTAGCCAGTTTGCCCGCAAGTATCCGCAAGCCCTGGTGGCCCGCTATGATGAGCACATTATCGCCATGCTGATCCCACACCTGTCGGAGGTGGCAGTTGATAGTGTCGGGCTAAAGCTCTATAAGAGCCTCTCCCAGCTGGAGCTTCCGGATTTTGTGAGCCGGGATCACTGCTTCTATATCGGAATTGTCTGCTTTCAATACGGTGAGTCGGCAACCCAGGTCGAGAATGAGGCAGAGATGGCGCTGCGCGGCGCCAGTCTGCAGGTCGATGGTGGCTGGTACCTTTATGAAAAAGGCTTAGAGGGGCAGACTTCCGACAAGGGCACGGTGCGCTGGCGTACCCTGCTGAGCAGGGTTTTGTCGACAAAGCAGGTGACTCTGCTGCTGCAGCCAGTGGTCGGTAAGGATGGCAAGACCATCATTCAGCGGGAGCTCTTTGGCCGGATCCCTGATGAGGATGGGCGGATGCTGTCTGCCGGGGTTTTTATGCCGATGGCTGAAAATGTCGGTTTGCATGTTGAGTTTGACCGACTGATGATCACCCAGATGCTGGAGCTGATGAAAAGCAGCCAGGATCAAGTCCCCTTAAGCGTCAACCTCAATGCTTCCAGCCTGCTGCAGAGAGGGTTTCATCGTTGGCTCAGTATGGAGCTGCTCCAGCTTCCGAAGCAGCGCCTCCAGCAGATCATCTTTGAGGTATCTGAGCACCAGATCAGCCAATACTTTGAGACCCTGAAGACACCTATGCTGGCCCTGCATAAGCTGGGGTGCAAGCTATGCGTCGATCATGCAGGGCAGGATGTGGTGAGCACCCAGTACATTAAAGAGTTCTCCATTGATTATCTCAAGCTGCATACCAGCCTGGTGCGCAATATTGAAGAGCGCCAGGTAAATCAGATGGCCGTTCGCAGCTTGCTGGGTGGGGCTGGCCGCTCGACTCAGGTGCTGGCGGTCGGGGTGGAGACGCATCAGGAGTGGAGCACCCTGGTCTATCTGGGGATCCGGGGGGGCAGGGTTTCTACTTTGCTCGGCCTAAGCCTTACCTGCCCGAAGAACATAGGTAAAAGTAGGGATTGTGGGAGCCAAGTCCATGGGGTTCACTATATTTTTCCCGGGCTATGGCTTAAATTGAATCTGAGGGTACCAATTGATTACTTAAGTCTGGGATTGGATTAG
- the mshL gene encoding pilus (MSHA type) biogenesis protein MshL codes for MIRLGLVSLLCLLFVAGCQSYHPGYQPNDPGDIRDVIQQGIADNDRLDSQSVVVPREVEQSLLPDSGLSAPKSLLAQQKRFEVSAHDVNAVDFFGSLFRDTPYSVAVHPGVSGTISLQLRDVTLADVLNIVSDMYGYDIEHSGSIYNIYPAGLRTEIFPVNYLMMTRQSTSRTTVNMDTNGGGSSTSSGSSSSSSSSSSSGSSVVGTDIRTESGSDFWAGLQTTLSAMVGSGDGRTVMVSPQSGLVTVRAYPKELREVKKFLNDAQRNLQRQVILEAKILEVTLKDGYQQGINWTELGSNSFNFTTATTGNIPSGELTTMTSAIGGGGQLNVNRGDFKGAITLLKSQGDVNVLSSPRVTALNNQKAVIKVGDNEYFVTSISSDASEVNGSTVTTPTIEMEPFFSGIALDVTPQIDKDGTVTLHIHPAVVDVTSQEKDIDLAGFTQVASEGQDTTLKLPTAKSAVRESDTVVRARDGSVVVIGGLMQTMQEQIQSKTPLLGDIPGLGELFTNKRNVTVKTELVILLKPIVVDRDTWKQQLRKQAELLDKWYPTADGKGG; via the coding sequence ATGATTAGATTAGGGCTCGTCAGTTTACTGTGCCTCCTCTTCGTGGCGGGTTGCCAAAGCTATCATCCGGGCTATCAGCCCAATGACCCGGGCGACATTCGTGATGTGATTCAGCAGGGGATCGCGGATAATGATCGCTTAGACTCTCAATCCGTGGTGGTTCCCCGGGAGGTTGAGCAGTCTCTGTTGCCTGATAGTGGATTATCTGCTCCCAAGTCCTTGCTGGCTCAGCAAAAGCGTTTTGAAGTCTCCGCCCATGATGTGAATGCGGTTGATTTCTTCGGCTCTTTGTTTCGCGATACTCCCTACAGTGTTGCGGTTCACCCCGGTGTCAGCGGGACTATCTCGCTGCAGCTTCGGGATGTGACTCTGGCGGATGTGCTGAACATAGTTTCGGATATGTATGGCTATGATATCGAGCATAGTGGCAGCATCTATAACATCTATCCAGCGGGGCTTAGAACCGAGATCTTCCCGGTCAATTACCTGATGATGACCCGTCAGAGCACCTCACGTACCACGGTCAATATGGATACCAATGGTGGGGGGAGTTCAACCTCTAGTGGCAGCTCCAGTTCATCGAGCAGCTCCAGCTCGTCGGGTAGTAGTGTGGTGGGAACCGATATCCGTACCGAGTCCGGCAGTGATTTCTGGGCGGGTCTTCAGACGACTCTCAGTGCAATGGTAGGCAGTGGTGACGGGCGAACCGTGATGGTATCTCCTCAGTCTGGATTGGTGACGGTACGGGCCTATCCCAAGGAGCTACGGGAGGTGAAAAAGTTCCTGAATGATGCCCAGCGCAACTTACAGCGCCAGGTGATTCTGGAGGCGAAGATTCTGGAGGTGACTCTCAAGGATGGCTATCAGCAGGGGATCAACTGGACCGAGCTGGGCAGTAACTCTTTTAATTTCACAACCGCCACTACGGGAAATATCCCAAGCGGTGAACTGACCACCATGACCTCAGCTATTGGCGGGGGTGGTCAGCTTAATGTTAACCGGGGTGACTTTAAGGGGGCGATCACTCTGCTCAAGAGCCAGGGGGATGTAAATGTGCTCTCCAGCCCTAGGGTCACGGCGCTGAATAATCAGAAGGCGGTGATCAAGGTGGGGGATAATGAGTACTTTGTCACCAGCATCTCCTCGGATGCTTCTGAGGTGAATGGTTCCACAGTCACCACCCCCACCATTGAGATGGAGCCCTTCTTCTCGGGGATTGCCCTGGATGTGACGCCGCAGATCGATAAAGATGGCACAGTGACTCTGCATATTCATCCAGCGGTGGTGGATGTCACCTCTCAGGAGAAGGATATCGATCTGGCTGGATTTACCCAGGTTGCGAGTGAGGGGCAGGACACAACTTTGAAACTCCCAACGGCTAAAAGCGCTGTGCGTGAGTCGGATACAGTGGTTCGCGCCCGTGACGGCAGCGTGGTGGTAATCGGCGGATTGATGCAAACCATGCAGGAGCAGATTCAGTCGAAGACTCCACTACTAGGGGATATCCCCGGCTTGGGCGAACTCTTTACCAATAAGCGAAACGTGACAGTGAAAACAGAGCTGGTGATCCTCCTCAAGCCGATTGTGGTCGACCGTGATACCTGGAAACAGCAGTTACGCAAGCAGGCTGAGTTGCTGGATAAATGGTATCCGACGGCGGATGGCAAGGGGGGCTAG
- a CDS encoding agglutinin biogenesis protein MshK, whose product MAKWWILLLWMVSLTGIAAPEVLKDPTQPPGQAGIVAEGTQTGELRLQSIIIRGSAHEAIIDGQQVRVGDELQGYKVLQIDPMSVTLSKAGKERVLRMYDSKIKIRR is encoded by the coding sequence GTGGCTAAATGGTGGATCTTGTTGTTGTGGATGGTGAGCCTCACGGGGATTGCAGCCCCCGAGGTGTTAAAGGACCCAACTCAGCCCCCGGGGCAAGCGGGGATCGTCGCTGAAGGGACCCAGACCGGTGAGCTTCGTTTGCAGAGTATCATTATCCGGGGCTCGGCCCATGAGGCGATTATTGATGGTCAGCAGGTCCGGGTCGGGGATGAACTTCAGGGGTATAAGGTCCTGCAGATTGATCCCATGAGTGTGACATTGAGTAAAGCAGGTAAGGAGCGAGTGCTCAGGATGTACGACTCGAAGATTAAGATTAGGAGGTAA
- a CDS encoding ExeA family protein, translating into MYLDFFGLNEAPFGLTPNTQFYYQLPPHEEALEVLLTALQSGEGFIKVTGEVGTGKTLLCRKLLNELPESFVTAYFPNPCLNPEKLNQALALELGINVGEPSALSLTDRIHHRLVELKAQNRRVVVLLDEAQALPDESLESLRLFGNLETESSKLLQVVMFGQPELDLRLARGHLRQLRQRISFSYQLRALQSGEVGAYIEHRLRVSGYRGASLFSPRAVRLISRGSRGIPRLINLLAHKSLMLSFGQGQFAIGHREARRAIKDTEDSSLPRVTWRWCMAGGVLVVIGLIGAGFIL; encoded by the coding sequence GTGTATCTTGATTTTTTTGGGCTTAATGAGGCTCCCTTCGGCCTGACGCCAAATACTCAGTTTTATTACCAGCTTCCTCCCCACGAAGAGGCGCTGGAGGTTTTGCTGACTGCCCTGCAGAGCGGGGAGGGTTTTATCAAGGTGACCGGAGAGGTGGGAACGGGTAAAACCTTGCTGTGCCGAAAGCTCCTCAATGAGCTTCCGGAAAGTTTTGTGACCGCCTATTTTCCCAATCCCTGTCTTAATCCGGAGAAACTCAATCAGGCGCTGGCTCTTGAGCTTGGGATCAATGTCGGCGAGCCTAGCGCCCTGAGCCTGACCGATCGCATCCACCACCGGCTGGTTGAGCTCAAGGCGCAAAACCGCAGAGTGGTGGTACTTCTTGACGAGGCCCAGGCCCTTCCCGATGAATCGTTGGAGTCCCTGCGGCTATTTGGGAACCTGGAGACCGAGTCCAGTAAGCTGCTGCAGGTGGTGATGTTTGGTCAACCTGAATTGGATCTTCGCCTGGCCAGGGGGCATCTGCGGCAACTCCGACAGAGGATCTCTTTTTCCTATCAGCTACGAGCCCTACAGTCCGGGGAGGTCGGAGCCTATATTGAGCACCGTCTGCGAGTGTCTGGTTACCGGGGAGCAAGCCTTTTTAGTCCCAGAGCGGTTCGACTGATCAGTCGTGGTAGCCGAGGGATCCCAAGGCTTATCAACCTGTTAGCTCATAAAAGTCTGATGTTAAGCTTTGGCCAGGGGCAGTTTGCGATTGGTCACAGGGAGGCTCGGCGTGCAATCAAGGATACGGAGGACTCCTCTTTGCCACGAGTCACTTGGCGCTGGTGTATGGCGGGGGGAGTGCTGGTGGTAATTGGTTTGATTGGAGCCGGATTTATTTTATGA